From one Streptomyces spiramyceticus genomic stretch:
- a CDS encoding prephenate dehydrogenase: MRTALVIGTGLIGTSAALVLTGRGVTVHLADNDPGQARTAAALGAGTDEEPEGPVDLAIVAVPPAHVAATLADAMRRGVARAYIDVASVKGGPRRELEALGCDLTPYIGTHPMAGKERSGPLAATADLFEGRPWVLTPTRDTDTEVLNLALELVALCGAVPVVMDADAHDRAVALVSHTPQLVSSMVAARLEDADETAVRLCGQGIRDVTRIAASDPRMWVEILSANPGPVADVLAGVAADLDETVQALRSLQSADEEKRRGGADGIEDVLRRGNAGRVRVPGKHGAAPTTYEIVAVLISDRPGELARIFADAGRAGVNIEDVRIEHATGQQAGLVQLMVEPATAPVLSAALRELGWSIRQ, translated from the coding sequence GTGAGAACCGCACTCGTCATCGGAACCGGCCTGATCGGCACCTCGGCGGCGCTTGTCCTGACCGGGCGGGGCGTCACCGTTCACCTCGCCGACAACGACCCGGGACAGGCCCGCACCGCGGCCGCGCTCGGCGCCGGCACCGACGAGGAGCCCGAGGGCCCCGTCGACCTGGCGATCGTCGCCGTGCCGCCGGCGCACGTGGCCGCGACGCTGGCGGACGCCATGCGGCGCGGCGTCGCCCGCGCGTACATCGACGTCGCCAGCGTCAAGGGCGGGCCGCGCCGGGAGCTGGAGGCGCTGGGGTGCGACCTCACGCCGTACATCGGTACGCACCCGATGGCCGGCAAGGAGCGTTCGGGCCCGCTCGCGGCGACCGCCGACCTCTTCGAGGGCCGCCCCTGGGTCCTCACCCCCACCCGCGACACCGACACCGAGGTGCTCAACCTCGCCCTGGAACTGGTCGCCCTGTGCGGCGCCGTACCGGTCGTCATGGACGCGGACGCACACGACCGTGCTGTGGCACTTGTCTCCCACACCCCGCAGCTCGTCTCGTCGATGGTCGCCGCGCGGCTGGAGGACGCGGACGAGACAGCGGTACGGCTGTGCGGCCAGGGCATCAGGGACGTCACCCGGATCGCCGCCTCCGACCCCCGCATGTGGGTCGAGATCCTTTCCGCGAACCCGGGACCCGTCGCGGACGTCCTCGCCGGGGTCGCCGCGGACCTGGACGAGACGGTCCAGGCGCTGCGGTCGCTCCAGTCCGCCGACGAGGAAAAGCGGCGGGGTGGCGCTGACGGCATCGAGGACGTCCTGCGGCGTGGAAACGCGGGGCGTGTACGGGTGCCGGGCAAGCACGGGGCCGCCCCGACGACGTACGAGATCGTGGCCGTCCTCATCAGCGACCGTCCCGGCGAGCTGGCCCGGATCTTCGCGGACGCGGGGCGTGCGGGCGTCAACATCGAGGACGTACGCATCGAGCACGCGACAGGGCAGCAGGCGGGCCTGGTCCAGCTGATGGTGGAGCCGGCGACAGCGCCGGTGCTCAGTGCGGCGCTGCGGGAGCTGGGCTGGTCGATCCGCCAGTAG
- a CDS encoding segregation and condensation protein A, producing MPPTDDPARPAGAPRRRLGRGPGTARRATASPQVPDEAVPAAPDVPAAAPVEAVAAPVEAVAVGLGELSPTPPLPETGSEPPDPPDTGSSGAAPVPDPAPRFAGSFGAAVVGPPDATSAPPVGDGRFTVRLVNFEGPFDLLLQLISKHKLDVTEVALSKVTDEFMAHIRAMGPDWDLDQTTEFLVVAATLLDLKAARLLPAAEVEDEGDLALLEARDLLFARLLQYRAYKQIADIFSRRLDAEARRYPRTVGLEPHHAALLPEVVISIGPDGFAKLAVKAMQPRAEPQVYVDHIHAPLVSVREQAEVVVARLREMGEASFQVLTEDAADTLTVVARFLALLELYREKAVSLDQEQALGELMVRWTGGEAAGPPSSLVTDEFDQPVEETA from the coding sequence ATGCCGCCCACTGACGATCCCGCCCGCCCTGCCGGCGCCCCACGCCGACGCCTGGGGCGCGGGCCGGGCACGGCACGTCGCGCTACGGCGTCGCCGCAGGTGCCGGACGAGGCGGTCCCGGCGGCCCCGGACGTTCCTGCGGCCGCACCGGTCGAGGCGGTGGCCGCACCCGTCGAGGCGGTGGCCGTCGGGCTGGGCGAGCTTTCCCCCACCCCGCCCCTTCCCGAAACCGGGAGCGAACCCCCGGACCCCCCTGACACCGGCTCCTCCGGAGCGGCGCCTGTACCGGATCCGGCCCCCCGGTTCGCCGGGTCCTTCGGAGCGGCGGTCGTGGGCCCTCCGGATGCGACTTCGGCCCCGCCAGTCGGTGACGGGCGGTTCACCGTTCGGCTGGTGAACTTCGAAGGGCCCTTCGATCTGCTGCTTCAGCTCATCTCGAAGCACAAGCTCGACGTCACCGAGGTCGCCCTGTCCAAGGTCACCGACGAGTTCATGGCGCACATCCGCGCCATGGGGCCCGACTGGGATCTTGATCAGACCACCGAGTTCCTCGTCGTGGCCGCCACCCTCCTCGACCTCAAGGCCGCCCGGCTGCTGCCCGCCGCCGAGGTCGAGGACGAGGGGGATCTCGCGCTGCTGGAGGCCCGGGACCTGCTGTTCGCGCGGCTGCTCCAGTACCGCGCGTACAAGCAGATCGCCGACATCTTCAGCAGGCGGCTCGACGCCGAAGCGCGGCGGTATCCGCGTACCGTGGGGCTCGAACCGCACCACGCGGCCCTGCTCCCCGAGGTCGTCATCAGCATCGGCCCGGACGGCTTCGCCAAGCTCGCCGTGAAGGCGATGCAGCCCAGGGCCGAGCCGCAGGTGTACGTGGACCACATCCATGCGCCTCTCGTGTCCGTACGGGAGCAGGCCGAGGTGGTCGTGGCGCGGCTGCGGGAGATGGGCGAGGCGAGTTTCCAGGTGCTCACCGAGGACGCCGCCGACACCCTGACCGTTGTCGCCCGGTTCCTGGCGCTGCTTGAGCTCTATCGCGAGAAGGCCGTCAGCCTGGACCAGGAGCAGGCCCTGGGCGAGCTCATGGTGCGGTGGACCGGCGGCGAGGCGGCGGGCCCCCCGTCGAGTCTCGTCACGGACGAGTTCGATCAACCGGTGGAGGAGACAGCGTGA
- the aroH gene encoding chorismate mutase has protein sequence MAGRAVRAVRGAVQLERDEAGHMEEQVVELLTAMLERNGLTPDDLISIWFTATPDLHSDFPAAAARKIGIVDVPLICAQELDIAGAMPRVVRILAHVESDLPKSGISHVYLGAAAALRKDIAQ, from the coding sequence GTGGCAGGACGAGCAGTACGAGCAGTCCGTGGGGCCGTCCAGCTGGAGCGGGACGAGGCCGGACACATGGAGGAGCAGGTCGTCGAGCTGCTCACGGCCATGCTGGAGCGCAACGGGCTCACCCCCGACGACCTCATCAGCATCTGGTTCACGGCCACCCCCGACCTCCACAGCGACTTCCCGGCCGCCGCCGCCCGCAAGATCGGGATAGTCGACGTCCCGCTGATCTGCGCCCAGGAGCTGGACATCGCGGGCGCCATGCCGCGCGTCGTACGGATACTCGCGCACGTCGAGTCCGACCTCCCCAAGTCCGGGATCTCGCACGTCTACCTCGGCGCTGCCGCCGCCCTCCGCAAGGACATCGCCCAGTGA
- a CDS encoding ADP-ribosylglycohydrolase family protein produces the protein MKQAATGSLTGLALGDALGFPTEFNDVPSILAKCGPWREMELPRPAIVTDDTQMTLALGRGIRETSDRGVVEPQRLAQSVRKEFVTWYHSPDNNRAPGNTCLDACGLLDSDRPWQQASQVGSKGCGANMRVAPVGLVPGLSEEQRAGAAQLQAALTHGHPTALAASDLTAHAVYLLAQGGEPTGLVGLLRSYAYENRTRYHKRWLGDLWTYAHDASPEDFMARGWDECLAVLERLASALRSPSPETDPCLATGDGWIAEEALATALLCFLLFPEEPVTALRRAACTKGDSDSIACLAGAFAGAHLGAGAWPAEWAERVEYRSELLTLGALWDA, from the coding sequence ATGAAGCAGGCAGCGACCGGTTCTCTGACGGGACTCGCGCTCGGGGACGCGCTGGGCTTCCCGACCGAGTTCAACGACGTACCTTCGATTCTCGCCAAGTGCGGGCCGTGGCGGGAGATGGAGCTGCCGAGGCCCGCGATCGTCACGGACGACACACAGATGACGCTCGCCCTGGGGCGGGGGATACGCGAGACGTCCGACCGGGGTGTGGTGGAGCCGCAGCGGCTCGCGCAGTCGGTGCGCAAGGAGTTCGTCACCTGGTATCACTCGCCCGACAACAACCGGGCGCCGGGAAACACCTGCCTCGACGCCTGCGGGCTGCTGGACAGCGACCGGCCCTGGCAGCAGGCCAGTCAGGTCGGTTCCAAGGGATGCGGCGCCAATATGCGGGTCGCGCCCGTCGGGCTCGTACCGGGACTGAGCGAGGAACAGCGCGCCGGAGCCGCGCAGTTGCAGGCCGCGCTCACCCACGGGCATCCGACGGCGCTGGCGGCGAGCGATCTGACGGCCCACGCCGTGTATCTGCTCGCGCAGGGCGGGGAGCCGACCGGTCTGGTCGGGCTGCTCCGCTCGTACGCGTACGAGAACCGCACGCGCTACCACAAGCGCTGGCTCGGCGATCTGTGGACGTACGCCCACGACGCCTCGCCGGAGGACTTCATGGCGCGCGGCTGGGACGAGTGCCTGGCCGTACTGGAACGGCTCGCCTCGGCGCTGCGCAGTCCTTCGCCGGAGACCGATCCGTGCCTGGCCACCGGTGACGGCTGGATCGCCGAAGAGGCGCTGGCCACGGCGCTGCTCTGCTTCTTGCTCTTCCCCGAGGAGCCGGTCACCGCGCTGCGCCGGGCCGCCTGTACGAAGGGCGACTCGGACTCGATCGCGTGCCTGGCGGGGGCGTTCGCGGGGGCGCACCTGGGTGCGGGGGCGTGGCCGGCCGAGTGGGCCGAGCGCGTCGAGTACCGGAGCGAGCTGCTGACGCTGGGGGCGCTGTGGGACGCCTGA
- the cmk gene encoding (d)CMP kinase translates to MSYTVETAARTAPAAVIVAIDGPSGTGKSSTSKAVADKLGLSYLDTGAQYRAITWWMLSNGIDVNDAAAVANAAAKPVIVSGTDPSAPTITVDGVDASGPIRTQEVTSKVSAVSAVPEVRRLITELQRSIAKGAEAGIVVEGRDIGTTVLPDADLKIFLTASPEARAARRSGELKGADVSATREALIKRDAADSSRKTSPLAKADDAVEVDTTELTLQQVIECVVTLVEEKRVTK, encoded by the coding sequence GTGTCCTACACCGTGGAAACCGCCGCCCGGACCGCCCCGGCAGCAGTGATTGTCGCCATCGACGGCCCCTCCGGCACGGGCAAGTCCAGCACGTCCAAGGCCGTCGCCGACAAGCTCGGCCTGAGCTACCTGGACACCGGCGCCCAGTACCGGGCGATCACCTGGTGGATGCTGAGCAACGGCATCGACGTCAACGACGCCGCCGCCGTCGCGAACGCCGCCGCCAAGCCCGTGATCGTCTCCGGCACCGACCCGTCCGCTCCGACCATAACGGTGGACGGAGTCGACGCCTCCGGGCCGATCCGTACGCAGGAGGTCACCTCCAAGGTGAGCGCCGTCAGCGCCGTGCCCGAGGTGCGTAGGCTCATCACCGAGCTCCAGCGCTCCATCGCGAAGGGTGCCGAGGCCGGCATCGTCGTGGAGGGGCGCGACATCGGTACGACCGTCCTGCCGGACGCGGACCTCAAGATCTTCCTGACGGCTTCGCCCGAGGCCCGCGCCGCCCGCCGCAGCGGTGAGCTCAAGGGCGCCGACGTCAGCGCGACCAGGGAAGCCCTGATCAAGCGGGACGCGGCCGACTCCAGCCGCAAGACGTCGCCGCTCGCCAAGGCGGACGACGCGGTCGAGGTGGACACCACCGAGCTGACGCTGCAGCAGGTCATCGAGTGCGTCGTTACCCTTGTCGAGGAGAAGCGGGTCACGAAGTGA
- a CDS encoding DNA polymerase beta superfamily protein produces MTQPAVLPTPEDLVRHHTVYSCVMGSRAFGLATNGSDTDRRGIFLAPTALYWRFEKPPTHVDGPDDEQFSWELERFCELALRANPNVLECLHSPLVEHIDDTGRELLALREAFLSRQVHQTFSGYATSQRRKLEADVRQYGAPRWKHAMHLLRLLGSCRDLLRTGELVTDVGEDREPLLAVKRGEVEWPEVERRMDRLAAEADAAAAQSPLPPEPDRARVEDFLTRTRRASAR; encoded by the coding sequence ATGACCCAGCCCGCCGTCCTGCCGACACCCGAAGATCTGGTACGCCACCACACCGTCTACTCCTGTGTGATGGGCTCGCGCGCCTTCGGGCTGGCGACGAACGGCAGCGACACCGACCGCCGCGGCATCTTTCTCGCGCCGACCGCGCTGTACTGGCGCTTCGAGAAGCCCCCGACCCATGTCGACGGGCCTGACGACGAGCAGTTCTCCTGGGAGTTGGAGCGCTTCTGCGAGCTGGCTCTGCGCGCCAACCCCAATGTCCTGGAGTGCCTGCACTCCCCGCTGGTCGAGCACATCGACGACACCGGCCGCGAACTCCTCGCCCTGCGCGAGGCGTTCCTCTCCCGCCAGGTCCACCAGACGTTCAGCGGTTACGCGACAAGCCAGCGCAGGAAGCTCGAAGCCGACGTCCGGCAGTACGGCGCCCCGCGCTGGAAGCACGCCATGCACCTGCTGCGGCTGCTCGGCAGCTGCCGCGATCTGCTGCGTACAGGCGAGCTGGTGACCGACGTCGGCGAGGACCGCGAGCCGCTGCTCGCCGTCAAGCGCGGCGAGGTGGAGTGGCCCGAGGTAGAGCGCAGGATGGACCGCCTGGCGGCGGAGGCCGACGCGGCCGCGGCGCAGAGCCCCCTGCCGCCCGAGCCGGACCGGGCACGGGTGGAGGACTTCCTGACCCGTACGAGGCGTGCGTCGGCCCGCTGA
- a CDS encoding NUDIX hydrolase, translated as MNAPQPPDGYDPSAFEPFAVTVDLAVFTVREGRLHVLLIRRGQDPYAGAWALPGGFVLPRESAELAARRELAEETGLSDESAAALHLEQLRTYSEPDRDPRMRVVSVAYAALVPDLPEPRGGGDAAHAQWMPADAPPTLAFDHARILADARERIGAKLEYTCLATAFCPPEFTLGELQQVYETVWGVELDRPNFRRKVLASPGFVEPVEGPPRRTGGRGKPAAVYRAGNAATLHPPLLRPEGRSV; from the coding sequence GTGAACGCCCCGCAGCCACCCGATGGTTACGACCCCAGCGCCTTCGAGCCCTTCGCCGTCACCGTCGATCTTGCCGTCTTCACCGTCAGGGAAGGCCGCCTGCACGTCCTGCTGATCCGGCGCGGGCAGGACCCCTACGCCGGGGCATGGGCGCTGCCCGGCGGCTTCGTACTGCCCCGGGAGTCCGCGGAGCTGGCCGCCCGGCGCGAACTGGCGGAGGAGACCGGCCTGTCCGACGAGTCCGCCGCAGCCCTCCACCTGGAACAGCTCCGTACGTACAGCGAACCGGACCGCGACCCGCGGATGCGCGTCGTCTCCGTCGCGTACGCCGCGCTCGTACCCGACCTGCCGGAGCCGCGCGGCGGCGGCGACGCGGCGCACGCGCAGTGGATGCCCGCCGACGCGCCGCCGACGCTCGCCTTCGACCATGCGCGGATCCTCGCCGACGCGCGCGAACGCATCGGCGCCAAGCTGGAATACACCTGTCTGGCCACGGCCTTCTGCCCACCCGAATTCACGCTCGGGGAGCTCCAGCAGGTGTACGAGACGGTGTGGGGCGTCGAGCTCGACCGGCCCAACTTCCGGCGCAAGGTGCTCGCCTCGCCCGGCTTCGTGGAGCCGGTGGAAGGGCCGCCCCGGCGTACGGGAGGGCGGGGAAAACCCGCCGCCGTCTACCGGGCGGGAAACGCCGCCACTCTGCACCCACCACTTCTGCGCCCGGAAGGACGATCCGTATGA
- the scpB gene encoding SMC-Scp complex subunit ScpB, with product MSEPVSEPLAVADLGLRPALEAVLMVVDEPATEEHLAKVLERPRRAVADALRELADEYAVQGRGFELRLVAGGWRFYSRAEYAAAVESFVLDGQQARLTQAALETLAVVAYRQPVSRSRVSAVRGVNCDGVMRTLLQRGLVGEAGTEPETGAILYRTTNYFLERMGLRGLDELPELAPFLPEADAIEAETQEGVPSFDPDAPDTDADDDKTEF from the coding sequence GTGAGCGAGCCCGTGAGCGAGCCCCTTGCGGTCGCGGATCTCGGCCTCAGGCCCGCCCTGGAGGCGGTCCTCATGGTCGTCGACGAGCCCGCCACCGAAGAACACCTCGCCAAGGTGCTGGAGCGGCCCCGCAGGGCCGTCGCCGATGCCCTGCGCGAGCTGGCCGACGAGTACGCCGTACAGGGGCGGGGGTTCGAGCTGCGGCTGGTGGCCGGGGGGTGGCGGTTCTATTCGCGGGCGGAGTATGCCGCGGCCGTCGAGAGCTTCGTACTGGACGGGCAGCAGGCCCGCCTCACCCAGGCCGCCCTGGAGACGCTCGCCGTCGTCGCGTACCGCCAGCCGGTGAGCCGATCGCGGGTCTCGGCCGTGCGCGGCGTGAACTGCGACGGCGTGATGCGGACCCTCCTCCAGCGCGGTCTGGTCGGGGAGGCGGGCACGGAACCCGAAACAGGTGCGATCCTGTACAGGACGACGAACTACTTTCTGGAGCGGATGGGCCTGCGTGGCCTGGACGAGCTCCCTGAGCTCGCGCCATTCCTCCCAGAGGCGGACGCGATCGAGGCTGAGACGCAAGAGGGTGTGCCGTCGTTCGATCCGGACGCCCCGGACACCGACGCAGACGACGACAAGACGGAATTTTGA
- a CDS encoding lysophospholipid acyltransferase family protein, with protein MYGLWKPRVLGAWRVPASGPVILAVNHSHMIDGPMLMGTAPRPVHFLIKKEAFVGPLDPFLRGIGQLKVDRATADRTAISNALGVLADGGVLGIFPEGTRGEGDFASLRAGLSYFAVRSGAPIVPVAVLGSTDRRGRLISGLPPLRSRVDVVFGDPFEAGDGSGRRTRKALDEATVRIQERLTAHLEGAKRFTGR; from the coding sequence ATGTACGGGCTCTGGAAGCCCCGTGTGCTGGGTGCGTGGCGGGTGCCCGCGAGTGGTCCGGTGATCCTTGCCGTGAATCACTCGCACATGATCGACGGGCCCATGCTGATGGGGACCGCCCCTCGGCCGGTGCATTTCCTGATCAAGAAAGAGGCGTTCGTCGGCCCCCTCGACCCGTTCCTTCGCGGAATCGGGCAGCTGAAGGTGGACCGTGCGACCGCCGACCGTACGGCGATTTCGAACGCACTGGGTGTGCTGGCGGACGGCGGAGTGCTCGGGATCTTCCCCGAGGGCACCAGGGGCGAGGGCGACTTCGCCTCGCTGCGGGCCGGCCTCTCGTACTTCGCCGTACGCAGTGGCGCACCGATCGTCCCCGTGGCGGTGCTGGGAAGTACGGACCGCCGCGGGCGGCTGATATCGGGGCTGCCGCCGCTGCGCAGCCGCGTGGACGTCGTGTTCGGGGACCCGTTCGAGGCGGGCGACGGCAGCGGACGGCGCACCCGGAAGGCGCTGGACGAGGCCACCGTGCGCATCCAGGAGCGGCTGACCGCCCACCTGGAAGGTGCCAAGCGCTTCACCGGGCGCTGA
- a CDS encoding Rieske (2Fe-2S) protein, which produces MGMGTSRRAVLSAGAAAAGAALVAGCSEYGDEGGDSAEEPAPTASPPAESPDGSSPTAGEPPADGKELAKTADIPVGGGKIFKGEKVVVTQPEAGTFKAFSAVCTHQGCTVSSVEDGTINCACHGSKYRVADASVENGPATKPLPARQITVESNSIRLT; this is translated from the coding sequence ATGGGCATGGGTACGAGCCGCCGGGCGGTCCTGTCGGCAGGAGCCGCCGCCGCGGGCGCCGCCCTGGTGGCGGGATGCAGCGAGTACGGCGACGAGGGCGGTGACAGCGCCGAAGAGCCTGCGCCTACCGCGTCGCCGCCCGCCGAGTCGCCCGACGGATCGTCACCGACGGCCGGGGAACCACCCGCCGACGGCAAGGAGCTGGCGAAAACGGCCGACATCCCGGTGGGCGGCGGCAAGATCTTCAAGGGCGAGAAGGTGGTGGTGACCCAGCCGGAGGCGGGCACCTTCAAGGCCTTCTCCGCGGTCTGCACCCATCAGGGGTGCACCGTGAGCAGCGTCGAGGACGGCACCATCAACTGCGCCTGCCACGGCAGCAAGTACCGCGTCGCCGACGCCTCCGTCGAGAACGGCCCGGCCACGAAGCCGCTCCCGGCGCGGCAGATCACCGTGGAAAGTAATTCGATCCGGCTCACCTGA
- a CDS encoding DUF6529 family protein has protein sequence MNVDPTAPTASFPAQPNGRHGRPGPARYLVPALVAGAVAVGLGAYGKVHDPAGTAFNLAGFSSTGAVKSWLATAAIAFAVVQLLSALAMYGRLPGVRAPSWTPALHRWSGRAAFLVAVPVAVHCLYGLGYQTYDSRVMWHSLLGCFFFGAFSAKMLLLRAERLPGWLLPMAGGLVFTVVWLTSALWFFRTFGVTT, from the coding sequence ATGAACGTGGACCCCACGGCCCCGACCGCGTCCTTCCCCGCCCAGCCGAACGGCCGCCACGGCCGCCCCGGCCCGGCCCGTTACCTGGTGCCCGCCCTGGTCGCGGGCGCCGTCGCGGTCGGCCTCGGCGCGTACGGAAAGGTCCACGACCCGGCCGGTACGGCGTTCAATCTGGCCGGTTTCAGCAGCACGGGCGCGGTCAAGTCCTGGCTGGCCACCGCCGCGATCGCCTTCGCGGTCGTCCAACTCCTCTCGGCCCTGGCGATGTACGGCCGCCTGCCGGGCGTAAGGGCCCCGTCCTGGACACCCGCCCTGCACCGCTGGTCGGGGCGGGCCGCCTTCCTCGTCGCTGTGCCTGTCGCCGTCCACTGCCTCTACGGATTGGGCTATCAGACGTACGACAGCCGCGTCATGTGGCATTCGCTTCTCGGGTGCTTCTTCTTCGGAGCCTTCAGCGCGAAGATGCTCCTGCTTCGTGCCGAGCGACTGCCGGGCTGGCTGCTGCCGATGGCCGGCGGGCTGGTCTTCACCGTGGTCTGGCTGACCTCGGCGCTCTGGTTCTTCCGCACCTTCGGTGTGACGACGTGA
- a CDS encoding pseudouridine synthase: MRSSSGRNSGRNSGSGNDRNQRGTGKGRDDKQKRSERPDRPRPEERRYDVGRDAPGARDGSGAGAGRGGSGAGRGGSGAGRGGAGAGRSGSGAGAGRGGSGAGRGGSGATGASGAGSRGASARGGAKGGPKAPQGGFRTPGLRRGPQSAPSRPRELDAKLEERVRERHSKPQVKTPKTFPGAEQEGERLQKVLARAGMGSRRACEELIEQARVEVNGEIVTEQGRRVDVHKDEVKVDGLTVATQSHLFFALNKPAGVVATMGDPDGRQNLNDYVNNRETRLFHVGRLDTETEGIILLTNHGELAHRLTHPKYGVKKTYLAAIQGPLPRDLGKRLKDGIALEDGYARADHFRVVENTGKNYLVEVTLHEGRKHIVRRMLAEAGFPVERLVRTSFGPIPLGDQKSGWLRRLTNTEVGMLMKEVGL, translated from the coding sequence ATGCGAAGCAGCAGCGGCAGGAACAGCGGCAGGAACAGCGGAAGCGGCAACGACCGGAACCAGCGGGGCACGGGCAAGGGGCGCGACGACAAGCAGAAGCGCTCCGAGCGTCCGGACCGTCCCCGTCCGGAGGAGCGCCGTTACGACGTCGGCCGTGACGCCCCCGGCGCCCGCGACGGCAGTGGCGCGGGCGCGGGACGCGGCGGCAGCGGCGCCGGTCGTGGTGGCAGCGGCGCCGGTCGCGGCGGCGCCGGTGCAGGTCGTAGTGGCAGCGGCGCCGGTGCAGGTCGTGGTGGCAGTGGTGCAGGGCGCGGCGGCAGCGGTGCCACAGGTGCCTCGGGCGCCGGCAGCCGTGGTGCGTCCGCGCGCGGTGGCGCCAAGGGCGGCCCCAAGGCCCCGCAGGGCGGTTTCAGGACCCCTGGTCTGCGCCGTGGCCCGCAGAGCGCCCCTTCCCGGCCGCGCGAGCTCGATGCCAAGCTTGAGGAGCGCGTACGCGAGCGGCACAGCAAGCCGCAGGTGAAGACGCCCAAGACGTTCCCCGGCGCCGAGCAGGAGGGGGAGCGCCTGCAGAAGGTCCTCGCCCGTGCCGGCATGGGCTCGCGGCGTGCCTGCGAGGAGCTCATCGAGCAGGCCCGCGTCGAGGTCAACGGCGAGATCGTGACCGAGCAGGGCCGCCGCGTCGACGTGCACAAGGACGAGGTCAAGGTCGACGGCCTGACGGTCGCCACCCAGTCGCACCTCTTCTTCGCGCTCAACAAGCCGGCCGGCGTCGTCGCCACGATGGGCGACCCGGACGGCCGCCAGAACCTCAACGACTACGTCAACAACCGTGAGACGCGTCTCTTCCACGTGGGCCGGCTGGACACCGAGACCGAGGGCATCATCCTGCTCACCAACCACGGCGAGCTGGCTCACCGTCTCACCCACCCCAAGTACGGCGTGAAGAAGACCTACCTCGCCGCCATCCAGGGACCGCTCCCGCGCGACCTGGGCAAGCGGCTCAAGGACGGCATCGCGCTGGAGGACGGGTACGCCCGCGCCGACCACTTCCGGGTCGTCGAGAACACCGGCAAGAACTACCTGGTCGAGGTGACCCTCCACGAGGGCCGCAAGCACATCGTCCGCCGCATGCTGGCCGAGGCCGGCTTCCCGGTCGAGCGGCTCGTGCGGACGTCCTTCGGGCCGATCCCGCTGGGTGACCAGAAGTCCGGCTGGCTGCGCCGCCTCACCAACACCGAGGTCGGCATGCTGATGAAGGAAGTCGGCCTGTAG
- a CDS encoding ParA family protein: MPARGRGPSGLEAVGSVAVRTFATHQHMTTAHQSMDGLHVNAMAGDKSGDKSTTRFADFDEVPEGHFYDPDAEYEPDPEYAATLAPDAARQRRERIGPTGRPLPYFPIPGPLTDHGPAKIIAMCNQKGGVGKTTSTINLGAALAEYGRRVLLVDFDPQGALSVGLGVNPMELDLTVYNLLMERGMSADEVLLKTAVPNMDLLPSNIDLSAAEVQLVSEVARESTLQRALKPLLADYDYIVIDCQPSLGLLTVNALTAAHKVIVPLECEFFALRGVALLTETIEKVQERLNPDLELDGILATMYDSRTVHSREVLARVVEAFDEHVYHTVIGRTVRFPETTVAGEPITTYASNSVGAAAYRQLAREVLARCHAE, from the coding sequence ATGCCTGCGCGGGGCCGGGGCCCATCGGGGCTCGAAGCTGTCGGCTCCGTCGCTGTCCGCACCTTCGCCACCCATCAGCACATGACGACAGCCCACCAGAGCATGGACGGCCTACACGTGAACGCCATGGCCGGCGACAAGAGTGGGGACAAGTCCACCACCCGCTTCGCCGACTTCGACGAGGTGCCCGAGGGGCACTTCTACGATCCCGATGCCGAATACGAGCCCGACCCCGAGTACGCGGCCACCCTCGCCCCCGACGCTGCCCGCCAGCGCCGCGAGCGGATCGGCCCGACCGGACGGCCGCTGCCGTACTTCCCGATCCCGGGCCCGCTGACCGACCACGGCCCCGCGAAGATCATCGCCATGTGCAACCAGAAGGGCGGCGTCGGCAAGACGACGTCGACCATCAACCTGGGTGCGGCTCTCGCGGAGTACGGGCGACGGGTCCTTCTCGTCGACTTCGACCCGCAGGGAGCCCTGTCGGTCGGTCTCGGCGTGAACCCGATGGAGCTCGACCTCACGGTCTACAACCTGCTCATGGAGCGGGGCATGTCGGCCGACGAGGTGCTCCTCAAGACCGCGGTCCCCAACATGGACCTGCTGCCGAGCAATATCGACTTGTCGGCGGCCGAGGTCCAGCTGGTCAGCGAGGTCGCCCGCGAGTCGACACTTCAGCGGGCGCTCAAGCCTCTGCTGGCCGACTACGACTACATCGTGATCGACTGTCAGCCTTCGCTCGGTCTGCTGACCGTGAACGCCCTGACGGCGGCTCACAAGGTCATCGTGCCGCTTGAGTGCGAGTTCTTCGCGCTGCGCGGCGTGGCGCTGCTGACCGAGACGATCGAGAAGGTCCAGGAGCGGCTCAACCCCGACCTGGAACTCGACGGCATCCTCGCCACGATGTACGACTCCCGTACGGTGCACAGCCGTGAGGTCCTCGCGCGGGTCGTCGAGGCCTTCGACGAGCACGTCTACCACACGGTGATCGGACGTACCGTCCGCTTCCCGGAGACCACGGTCGCCGGTGAGCCGATCACGACGTACGCCTCCAACTCGGTCGGCGCAGCCGCCTATCGTCAGCTCGCCAGGGAGGTGCTCGCCCGGTGTCACGCCGAGTGA